A region of Selenomonadales bacterium 4137-cl DNA encodes the following proteins:
- a CDS encoding HlyD family type I secretion periplasmic adaptor subunit: MAGKLLSRIRGLYRATVNNNLTARETEFLPAALEVTETPPSPVGRAVMWTMVALVITALAWSVLGRVDEVAVAPGKVIPVGQVKVVQAEDKGVVKSIPVRDGQQVKQGQLLLELDPTISAADLARLRKEHAYYSLEVERLEAERDGRVFAPGPHPGVDEKDVNFQRSLFRSRENEYRTRLAAVESNVRQNRAALNAAAAVKVKYAALLEVARDKEQRIERLVRENAVALFVLLDHRARRLELEQNLSAQDAEIARNEWAVTQSLENLAYVRAEHDREIADKLVEDRKQLLALAEEMKKAEEKNRLSRLTSPVDGRVTQLAVHTVGGVVTAAQPLMVIVPADAGLLVEAWVANKDIGFVHAGQRAEVKIETFSFQKYGVIEAVVDEVSADAVEDKEKGRVYRITLRLGRDHMVVDGREVFLGPGMSATAEVKVRSKRIIEFFLDPFRQYKSEALRER; this comes from the coding sequence ATGGCCGGGAAGCTGCTTTCAAGGATCAGAGGTTTATATAGGGCGACCGTCAACAACAATTTGACGGCGCGTGAAACGGAGTTTCTGCCTGCTGCGCTGGAGGTGACGGAAACTCCGCCGTCGCCGGTCGGCCGGGCGGTCATGTGGACGATGGTGGCTCTGGTTATAACGGCTTTGGCCTGGTCGGTGCTCGGGCGGGTGGACGAGGTGGCCGTGGCTCCCGGCAAGGTCATTCCTGTCGGGCAGGTGAAGGTTGTCCAGGCCGAAGACAAAGGGGTGGTTAAGAGCATCCCCGTAAGGGACGGGCAGCAGGTCAAGCAGGGCCAGTTGCTGCTCGAACTCGATCCGACCATTTCCGCCGCCGACCTCGCGCGGCTGAGGAAGGAACACGCCTACTACTCCCTGGAGGTCGAACGGCTGGAGGCGGAGCGGGACGGGCGGGTTTTCGCGCCGGGCCCCCACCCCGGAGTGGACGAGAAGGATGTTAATTTCCAGAGGTCCTTGTTCCGCAGCCGGGAAAACGAGTATCGGACCAGGCTGGCGGCCGTGGAGTCGAATGTTCGCCAGAACAGGGCCGCCCTGAACGCCGCCGCGGCGGTGAAGGTGAAGTACGCCGCCCTTCTGGAGGTCGCCAGGGACAAGGAGCAGCGCATCGAACGCCTGGTAAGGGAAAACGCCGTCGCCCTGTTCGTGCTGCTTGATCATCGCGCCCGGCGGCTGGAGCTGGAGCAGAATCTATCCGCCCAGGACGCCGAGATCGCCAGGAACGAATGGGCCGTAACCCAGAGCCTGGAGAATCTGGCTTATGTCAGGGCCGAGCATGACCGGGAGATCGCCGACAAGCTGGTGGAGGACCGCAAGCAGTTGCTCGCCCTTGCCGAGGAAATGAAAAAGGCCGAGGAAAAAAACCGGCTGTCCCGCCTGACCAGTCCGGTTGACGGCCGGGTGACCCAGTTGGCCGTGCATACCGTCGGCGGGGTGGTGACCGCCGCCCAGCCGCTGATGGTAATCGTGCCGGCCGATGCCGGCCTGTTGGTCGAGGCGTGGGTAGCCAACAAGGATATCGGCTTTGTCCATGCGGGCCAGCGGGCGGAAGTGAAGATCGAGACTTTCAGCTTCCAGAAGTACGGCGTGATCGAGGCGGTGGTCGACGAGGTAAGCGCCGACGCCGTCGAGGACAAGGAAAAAGGGCGTGTGTACCGGATAACCCTGCGGCTCGGCCGGGACCATATGGTCGTGGACGGCAGAGAGGTGTTTTTGGGGCCGGGCATGTCGGCGACCGCCGAGGTGAAGGTAAGGAGCAAACGGATTATCGAGTTCTTTCTCGATCCTTTCCGCCAATACAAAAGCGAGGCGTTGAGGGAAAGGTAG
- a CDS encoding type I secretion system permease/ATPase: protein MMAGPQAEEYSVKGTKGQASLVACLAAVARAMGVPAEEAGVARAWAAGDGAADGRALARFIARELTLRAKIVAIRPEDLPCQPVPAIAGLKDGGYVVLGKNDAERVRVFDPAAGKTRAVEKAAFLSAWDGRLIVLAHPLSVAGWARKYNLDWFLPALARYKRFLGEALVGSFFLQLFGLATPLFTQVIIDKVILHRGVATLDVLAVFLLVTGVFQAGMGILRTYLLTHTTNKLDVILGARLFRHIAALPLRYFEQRRVGDTLMRVAAMNGIREFMTGPALTAVIDTVFAVVFVAVMFYYSVSLTLLALAVVPVYLLLNVLATPAYKERLAAVWAAGAAQNAFLVEAVTGIQTVKALALEPQFNHRWERLVERYVRTSFDSAAFNITVSNGGRLLQLLSGLSILWFGGHMVIEGELTLGQLIAFQMLAGQAGAPLFRLVGMWQSVQQAALSLERVGDIVRTPPEPVRAGTGERAPLRGAIGFEQVSFRYGAEGPDAVHGVSFAVLAGMRVGVVGRSGSGKSTLAKLVQRLYQPERGRITIDGRDAAELDPVWLRRRIGVVPQESYLFNGSVRDNIAVTRPGAAMGDVVRAAEAAGAHEFILELPEGYDTWVGERGAALSGGQRQRIAIARALLADPRILIFDEATSALDYQSERIISRNLDKIAAGRTLLMIAHRLSSVRKCDTIIVLDRGQLVEQGSHQELLTRRGLYHHLYQMQTEV from the coding sequence ATGATGGCCGGCCCGCAGGCTGAGGAATACAGCGTTAAAGGGACTAAGGGTCAGGCTTCGTTGGTCGCCTGTCTGGCCGCTGTTGCCAGAGCCATGGGTGTGCCGGCCGAGGAGGCCGGAGTGGCGCGGGCCTGGGCGGCCGGCGACGGGGCGGCCGACGGGAGGGCGCTGGCCCGGTTTATCGCGCGGGAGCTAACGCTGAGAGCGAAAATCGTCGCCATCCGGCCGGAAGATTTGCCTTGCCAGCCGGTTCCTGCCATTGCCGGGCTCAAGGACGGCGGGTATGTGGTGCTCGGCAAAAACGACGCCGAACGGGTGCGGGTTTTCGATCCGGCGGCGGGAAAGACGCGGGCCGTGGAAAAGGCGGCGTTTCTGTCCGCCTGGGACGGACGGCTGATCGTCCTGGCGCATCCCCTGAGTGTGGCCGGTTGGGCGAGAAAGTACAATCTGGACTGGTTTTTGCCGGCGCTGGCCCGATATAAGCGATTCTTGGGCGAGGCGCTGGTCGGCTCGTTTTTTCTGCAACTGTTCGGCCTGGCGACGCCGCTTTTCACCCAGGTTATCATCGATAAGGTTATTTTGCATCGCGGGGTCGCGACGCTCGACGTTTTGGCGGTATTCCTGCTGGTGACCGGTGTTTTCCAGGCCGGCATGGGCATTCTGCGGACTTATCTGCTCACCCATACGACCAATAAGCTGGATGTCATTCTCGGAGCGAGGCTGTTCAGGCATATCGCGGCTTTGCCGCTGAGGTACTTCGAACAGCGGCGCGTCGGCGATACCCTCATGCGGGTGGCGGCGATGAACGGCATCCGGGAATTCATGACAGGCCCGGCGTTGACGGCGGTTATCGATACGGTGTTTGCCGTCGTGTTCGTAGCCGTCATGTTTTACTACAGCGTGTCTCTTACCCTGCTGGCGCTGGCGGTCGTGCCCGTCTATCTGCTGCTGAACGTTTTGGCGACACCTGCCTATAAGGAGCGCCTGGCGGCGGTCTGGGCGGCAGGAGCGGCGCAGAACGCCTTTTTGGTCGAAGCGGTTACCGGTATCCAGACCGTGAAGGCGCTCGCCCTGGAACCGCAGTTCAACCACAGGTGGGAACGGCTTGTGGAACGGTATGTCAGGACGTCGTTCGACAGCGCCGCGTTCAACATCACGGTAAGCAACGGCGGGCGGCTGCTTCAGCTGCTGTCCGGGCTAAGTATTTTGTGGTTCGGCGGCCATATGGTGATAGAGGGCGAGCTGACGCTGGGGCAGTTGATCGCTTTTCAGATGCTGGCCGGACAGGCGGGCGCGCCTTTATTCAGGCTGGTTGGCATGTGGCAGTCTGTCCAGCAGGCGGCCCTGTCGCTCGAACGGGTGGGAGATATCGTGCGTACGCCGCCCGAGCCTGTGCGGGCCGGGACGGGGGAGCGGGCGCCGCTGCGCGGGGCGATTGGATTTGAGCAGGTTTCTTTCCGCTACGGCGCCGAAGGGCCGGACGCGGTCCACGGGGTCAGTTTCGCCGTCCTCGCGGGCATGAGGGTTGGCGTAGTCGGCCGGTCGGGTTCGGGGAAAAGCACGCTCGCAAAACTGGTGCAGAGGCTGTACCAGCCGGAACGCGGCCGGATCACGATCGACGGGCGCGACGCGGCGGAGCTCGACCCCGTGTGGCTGAGGCGCCGGATCGGCGTGGTGCCGCAGGAGAGTTATCTGTTCAACGGCAGTGTCCGCGACAATATCGCCGTCACCCGCCCGGGCGCGGCGATGGGGGATGTCGTCCGCGCGGCGGAGGCCGCAGGGGCGCATGAGTTCATACTGGAACTGCCGGAAGGCTACGACACCTGGGTGGGCGAGCGGGGCGCGGCTCTGTCTGGCGGGCAGCGGCAGCGCATCGCCATCGCCAGGGCGCTGCTCGCCGACCCGCGCATCCTGATCTTCGATGAGGCTACGAGCGCCCTTGATTACCAGTCGGAACGGATTATCAGCCGCAACCTTGACAAGATCGCGGCCGGCAGGACGCTGCTGATGATAGCGCATCGCCTGTCGTCCGTCCGGAAGTGCGACACGATCATCGTTCTCGACCGGGGGCAACTGGTCGAGCAGGGCAGCCATCAAGAGCTGCTGACCCGTAGAGGGTTGTATCATCATTTATATCAAATGCAGACCGAGGTATGA
- the htpG gene encoding molecular chaperone HtpG yields MTQSTGTKETREFQTETKQLLDLMIHSIYTNREIFLRELISNASDAIDKLRFEALTNHDLLAGNADFEIFILPDEETKTLTIADNGMGMTFAEVVDNLGTIAKSGTKAFLEKMKDSGAGSAGELIGQFGVGFYSAFMVAKKVTVITRAPGQPKGIRWESAGDGTYTVEECDKDSRGTAIILELQDEHCSAEHPAENFLNRFTLQNLVKKYSDYIRYPIKMNFITEEKPRDADGKIIEDAPAAQSVEVKTLNSMTPLWTRNKAEITKEEYHQLYKNLFLDWEDPLEIIHSKVEGAVEYTTVLFIPAHAPFDFYQREASSGIRLYSRNVFVMDNCKDLLPEYLRFVRGLVDSPDFSLNISRELLQHSSQLQKVGKNLEKSLLKTLESMLAKDRPKYETFWKEYGRAIKSGVYADFQSREKLQDLLLFPSSQSADGLTTLADYVSRMPDGQTLIYYAAGKDRSAVERLPQMELLREKGIEVLYLLDRVDEFAIDALREYKDKKFQSISRGDLKLDGVDTPEAKQETDKLAKDNEALLNAVKEQLAGKIAEVKISSRLKSSPVCLVSGDNGISLSMEQILTEMDRATFKARRILELNPHHEVFRVLQKLHEQASSQDAFKDYCELLYGQALLMEGITPEDPVGFAAKVAALMAEAGKKE; encoded by the coding sequence ATGACTCAATCGACCGGCACAAAGGAAACCCGTGAATTTCAGACGGAGACCAAGCAACTGCTCGACCTGATGATCCATTCCATTTACACCAACCGGGAAATCTTCCTGCGGGAGCTGATTTCCAACGCCTCGGACGCCATCGACAAGCTCCGCTTCGAAGCCCTGACCAACCACGACCTGCTTGCAGGCAACGCCGACTTTGAAATCTTTATCCTCCCCGACGAGGAAACAAAAACCCTCACCATCGCCGATAACGGGATGGGCATGACCTTTGCCGAAGTGGTTGACAACCTCGGCACCATCGCCAAATCGGGAACAAAAGCCTTCCTGGAAAAAATGAAGGACAGCGGCGCCGGCTCGGCTGGCGAACTCATCGGCCAATTCGGGGTCGGTTTCTATTCGGCCTTCATGGTCGCCAAAAAGGTAACCGTTATTACCCGGGCCCCCGGCCAACCTAAGGGCATTCGCTGGGAATCGGCGGGCGACGGCACCTATACCGTCGAGGAGTGCGACAAGGACTCGCGGGGGACGGCCATCATCCTGGAGCTGCAAGACGAACATTGCTCCGCCGAGCATCCCGCCGAAAACTTCCTGAACCGCTTCACCTTGCAAAATCTTGTCAAAAAATACTCCGATTACATCCGCTACCCCATCAAAATGAACTTCATAACAGAAGAAAAGCCCCGCGACGCCGACGGCAAGATCATCGAGGACGCTCCCGCGGCCCAGTCCGTCGAGGTCAAGACACTCAACTCCATGACGCCTTTGTGGACCAGGAACAAAGCCGAGATTACCAAGGAAGAATACCACCAGTTATACAAAAACCTCTTCCTTGACTGGGAAGACCCCCTGGAGATTATCCACTCCAAAGTAGAAGGAGCGGTGGAGTACACGACGGTGCTTTTCATCCCGGCGCACGCCCCCTTTGATTTCTATCAGCGGGAGGCCTCCTCCGGCATCCGCCTATATTCCCGCAACGTTTTCGTCATGGACAACTGTAAAGACCTGCTGCCGGAATACCTGCGTTTCGTCCGCGGCTTGGTGGACTCGCCCGACTTCTCCCTCAACATTTCCCGCGAGCTGTTGCAGCACAGCAGCCAATTGCAGAAAGTCGGCAAGAACCTTGAGAAAAGCCTGCTGAAAACCCTGGAGAGCATGCTCGCCAAGGACCGGCCCAAATACGAGACCTTCTGGAAAGAATACGGCCGCGCCATCAAAAGCGGCGTCTACGCCGACTTTCAGAGCCGCGAGAAACTGCAGGACCTGCTGCTCTTCCCCTCCTCCCAGTCCGCCGACGGCTTGACGACATTGGCCGATTACGTCTCCCGGATGCCGGACGGACAAACGCTAATCTACTACGCCGCCGGCAAAGACCGCTCAGCGGTGGAGCGGCTGCCGCAGATGGAGCTGCTTAGGGAAAAAGGCATCGAAGTCCTGTACCTTCTGGACAGGGTCGACGAATTCGCCATCGACGCCTTGCGCGAGTATAAGGACAAAAAGTTCCAATCCATCAGCCGGGGCGACCTGAAACTTGACGGCGTCGATACCCCGGAAGCGAAGCAGGAGACGGACAAGCTCGCCAAAGACAACGAAGCGCTGCTCAACGCGGTGAAGGAACAGCTTGCCGGGAAAATCGCCGAGGTCAAAATCAGCAGCCGCCTGAAATCGAGCCCCGTCTGCCTGGTCAGCGGCGACAACGGTATCAGTTTGTCGATGGAGCAGATCCTCACCGAAATGGACCGGGCCACGTTCAAGGCCCGGCGTATCCTGGAGCTCAACCCCCACCACGAGGTTTTCCGGGTGCTGCAGAAACTGCACGAACAAGCCTCCTCCCAGGATGCCTTCAAAGACTACTGCGAGCTCCTCTACGGCCAGGCTTTGCTGATGGAGGGGATAACTCCGGAAGATCCCGTCGGGTTCGCCGCCAAGGTCGCAGCCCTGATGGCCGAAGCCGGCAAAAAGGAATAA
- a CDS encoding J domain-containing protein, protein MPVKFIDYYEVLKVPRAASEKEIKQAYRKLAREHHPDLHQGDAKAAAEEKFKLINEAYEVLSDAEKRAKYDRLGKNWKAGDEFDFDHAGPGGRTYTYHGPADFDLGGFGFSDFFASIFGEDFAHNRQNSGSGQMSYRGEDIDAEISLTVDELIHGTEKELRLSAPSPCSVCGGQRFSRGGVCRSCAGTGVTEETKKVKVKIPARLHPGASLRLKGLGGKGYGNGPDGDLYLRIKATPSGGWQVNGSDLETELVIYPDQAVLGDKTQVPTPHGPVQLKLQPGLHSGQRLRIREKGLPKESGFGDLYLRVRIDIPPEQTEAEKELYQKIRDLRQNNENR, encoded by the coding sequence ATGCCTGTGAAGTTTATCGATTATTACGAGGTGTTGAAGGTTCCGAGGGCTGCCTCGGAAAAAGAGATTAAACAAGCGTACCGAAAACTGGCCCGCGAGCATCACCCCGACCTTCATCAAGGCGACGCGAAGGCGGCGGCGGAAGAGAAATTCAAGCTGATCAACGAGGCTTACGAGGTACTGAGCGACGCCGAAAAACGGGCCAAATACGACCGTCTCGGCAAGAACTGGAAGGCCGGCGACGAGTTCGATTTCGATCACGCGGGCCCGGGCGGCCGGACATACACTTACCACGGCCCGGCCGATTTTGATCTGGGCGGCTTCGGGTTCAGCGATTTCTTCGCCAGTATTTTCGGCGAGGATTTTGCCCACAACCGCCAAAACAGCGGGAGCGGGCAGATGTCTTACCGGGGTGAAGATATCGACGCCGAAATAAGTCTTACGGTGGACGAACTTATTCACGGAACGGAGAAGGAGCTGCGCCTTTCGGCGCCCAGCCCCTGCTCCGTTTGCGGCGGCCAGCGGTTTTCCCGGGGGGGAGTTTGCCGGTCTTGCGCGGGGACGGGCGTGACCGAGGAGACAAAGAAGGTGAAGGTAAAGATTCCGGCAAGGCTTCACCCCGGAGCCTCGCTGCGCCTCAAGGGCTTGGGCGGAAAGGGCTACGGCAACGGGCCTGACGGCGATCTGTATCTGCGGATAAAGGCGACCCCGAGCGGCGGCTGGCAGGTGAACGGCAGCGATCTGGAGACCGAACTGGTCATTTACCCCGACCAGGCTGTCCTGGGCGATAAAACGCAGGTGCCCACTCCCCACGGTCCCGTCCAGTTGAAGCTCCAGCCAGGACTTCATTCCGGTCAGCGGCTGCGAATCCGCGAAAAGGGGCTGCCCAAGGAAAGCGGCTTCGGAGACCTTTACCTGAGGGTCCGTATCGACATTCCGCCGGAACAGACGGAGGCCGAGAAGGAGCTTTACCAGAAGATCCGCGACCTGCGGCAGAATAACGAAAACAGATAG
- a CDS encoding type I secretion system permease/ATPase, producing the protein MDLQLATGQQAGVVSRRADTALACLVTAARLLGIPADADQMRRAYVVSNATMDGVAFVRAAADLGLKARQAGVDTDKLASLPLPAALVLDNGCFVLAVRREGGRLVIFDPRRDNPAAIPLETLRAAWSGRVILIARRHVRKGVGPGFGIGWFIAAIAPYKRFLGEVLFVSFVLQLFGLVSPLFTQVIIDRVLVHRSLGTLDILVLGMAAAAIFQAWMTALRSYLFTNTTNKIDAALSARLFRHITALPVKYFGSWQVGDVVARVRELENVRQFVTGSGLSVLLDSVFTVVYIVVMFFYSPFLSVIALIALPLFVALNAVVTPIYRRRLNEKFVAGAENQAFLIEAVTGIQTVKSLAVEPHFIGKWEEMLARYVKTAFVTANMANIAGSVGGFIQQAANLAVLWAGAYAVMDNKLSIGELIAFQMLAGQVNAPVLRLVNTWQQLQQAKVSVDRLGDIMNAEAEPAYNPSRTTLPTVRGEVVFDRVSFRYRQDAPEVLHQVSINIKAGTRVGVVGRSGSGKSTLAKLIQRLYVPESGRVLIDGVDLSQVEPAWLRRQIGVVPQESYLFSGSVGENIAAAYPEASAEEVRAAAEIAGAEGFINDLPQGYDTHVGERGEALSGGQRQRIAIARALLPNPQVLIFDEATGALDYESERTIMNNLDRIAANRTMVMVAHRLATVRRCDQIIVLERGAVAESGTHDELLAKRGIYYQLHRLQEEE; encoded by the coding sequence ATGGATCTTCAGCTTGCAACCGGACAACAGGCCGGCGTAGTCTCCCGGCGCGCTGATACGGCTCTCGCGTGCCTGGTGACCGCGGCCAGGCTGCTCGGCATTCCGGCCGACGCGGACCAGATGCGGCGGGCTTACGTGGTCAGCAACGCGACGATGGACGGGGTTGCATTCGTCCGGGCGGCGGCCGATCTGGGCCTGAAAGCGCGGCAGGCGGGGGTCGACACCGATAAGCTGGCCTCTCTGCCGCTGCCGGCGGCGCTTGTCCTCGATAACGGCTGCTTTGTACTCGCCGTGCGCCGCGAAGGCGGGCGGCTGGTCATTTTCGATCCCCGCCGCGATAACCCCGCCGCAATCCCGCTGGAAACCCTGCGTGCCGCCTGGAGCGGGCGGGTGATTCTTATCGCCCGCCGCCATGTGCGCAAAGGCGTCGGTCCGGGTTTCGGGATCGGGTGGTTTATTGCCGCGATCGCGCCTTACAAGCGGTTTTTGGGGGAAGTCCTCTTCGTTTCGTTCGTCCTGCAGTTGTTCGGGTTGGTGAGTCCGTTGTTCACGCAGGTGATCATCGACAGGGTTCTGGTGCATCGCAGCCTGGGGACGTTGGATATCCTGGTGCTGGGGATGGCGGCGGCGGCGATTTTCCAGGCGTGGATGACTGCCCTGAGAAGCTATCTGTTTACCAATACGACCAACAAGATCGACGCGGCGCTGAGCGCCAGGCTGTTCAGGCATATCACCGCCCTGCCGGTAAAGTATTTCGGGAGCTGGCAGGTCGGCGACGTCGTGGCCCGGGTGAGGGAACTGGAGAATGTGAGGCAGTTTGTCACCGGGTCGGGACTGAGCGTACTGCTGGACAGCGTGTTCACCGTTGTCTACATCGTCGTGATGTTTTTTTACAGCCCCTTTCTGAGTGTGATCGCCCTGATCGCCCTGCCGTTATTCGTCGCGCTCAACGCGGTTGTGACGCCAATTTACCGGCGCCGGCTCAATGAGAAGTTCGTCGCCGGCGCGGAGAATCAGGCGTTTTTGATCGAGGCGGTGACGGGAATCCAGACGGTGAAGTCGCTGGCGGTGGAGCCGCACTTCATCGGGAAATGGGAGGAGATGCTGGCCCGTTATGTGAAAACGGCGTTCGTAACCGCCAATATGGCGAACATTGCCGGCAGTGTCGGCGGGTTCATCCAGCAGGCGGCCAATCTGGCCGTTTTATGGGCGGGGGCTTACGCGGTGATGGACAACAAGCTGAGCATCGGGGAACTGATCGCCTTTCAGATGCTGGCCGGGCAGGTGAACGCCCCCGTTCTGCGGTTGGTCAATACCTGGCAGCAACTGCAGCAGGCGAAGGTGTCGGTCGACCGGCTCGGCGATATAATGAACGCGGAGGCCGAGCCCGCCTATAACCCCAGCCGGACGACGCTCCCGACCGTACGCGGGGAAGTCGTTTTCGACAGGGTCAGCTTCCGCTACCGGCAGGATGCTCCCGAAGTTTTACACCAGGTCAGCATTAATATTAAGGCCGGGACGCGGGTCGGGGTGGTCGGCCGCTCGGGCTCGGGGAAAAGCACGCTGGCGAAGCTGATTCAGCGGCTGTATGTGCCGGAGTCCGGCCGGGTGCTTATCGACGGCGTGGATCTTTCCCAGGTCGAGCCGGCCTGGCTGCGGCGGCAGATCGGGGTTGTGCCGCAGGAGAGTTACCTGTTCAGCGGCTCTGTCGGAGAGAACATCGCGGCGGCCTACCCGGAGGCGAGCGCGGAGGAGGTCCGCGCGGCCGCGGAAATCGCCGGGGCCGAAGGCTTCATCAACGATCTGCCGCAAGGCTACGATACCCATGTCGGCGAGCGGGGCGAGGCACTGTCCGGCGGGCAGCGGCAGCGCATAGCCATAGCAAGGGCGCTGCTGCCCAATCCCCAGGTGCTTATTTTTGATGAGGCTACAGGTGCGCTGGATTATGAGTCCGAGCGGACGATAATGAACAACCTTGACCGCATAGCCGCCAACCGGACGATGGTTATGGTGGCTCACCGCCTGGCCACCGTCCGTCGCTGCGATCAGATCATCGTGCTCGAACGCGGCGCGGTCGCCGAATCCGGTACCCATGACGAGCTTTTGGCCAAAAGGGGCATATACTATCAGCTTCACCGGCTTCAAGAGGAGGAGTAG
- the dnaK gene encoding molecular chaperone DnaK: MAKVVGIDLGTTNSVIAALEGERPEVIVNAEGGRTTPSVVAFRDNERLVGQLAKRQAILNPGKTFYSAKRFIGRRYSEAAEEMKLVPYKVGRGQEDTVKFLVEGKEYAPEEIAAQVLRKLADDASKYFGEKITDAVITVPAYFNDAQRQATKDAGRIAGLNVLRIINEPTAAALAYGLDKKKNETILVFDLGGGTFDVSILEVGDGVFEVKSTNGDTHLGGDDFDKAVVDWLADNFKRENGIDILKDKQAMQRLSEAAEKAKVELSAVTETTVNLPFITADANGPKHLEAKLTRAKFDELTRDLIERCRIPVEKALADAKLAAKDIDEVILVGGSTRIPAVQRLVKAMTGKEPNQTVNPDEVVAVGAAIQAAVLSGELKDVVLLDVTPLSLGVETMGGVMTRIIERNTTIPARRSEVFSTAADNQPEVEIHVLQGEREMAGDNRTLGRFKLTGIPLAPRGVPQIEVTYDIDANGILTVGAKDKATGKEQSITISGASNLEKTDIERMVEDAKRYSEDDKKRRQYAELKNDADSLAYQARSFLSEKAATLPAHVTGRLNAALEGLQQALEGGADIARLREAKDELEQAYSQACQCKPEEPPQNQVNDGGQAKSNDDAIDVEYE, encoded by the coding sequence ATGGCTAAGGTAGTGGGTATAGATCTGGGCACGACAAATTCGGTTATCGCCGCGCTGGAAGGGGAGCGGCCCGAGGTTATCGTCAATGCCGAGGGCGGCCGGACGACCCCGTCGGTCGTCGCGTTCCGCGACAACGAACGGCTCGTGGGGCAGTTGGCAAAACGCCAGGCTATTTTGAACCCCGGCAAGACGTTTTATTCGGCGAAAAGGTTCATCGGGCGCCGTTACAGCGAGGCGGCCGAGGAAATGAAACTTGTTCCCTATAAGGTCGGCCGCGGGCAGGAAGACACTGTTAAATTCCTCGTGGAGGGTAAAGAATATGCTCCTGAGGAGATTGCGGCGCAGGTGCTGCGCAAGCTGGCGGACGACGCAAGCAAGTATTTCGGCGAAAAAATAACCGACGCGGTAATAACCGTTCCGGCTTATTTCAACGATGCCCAGCGCCAGGCCACCAAGGACGCGGGGCGGATTGCCGGGCTTAATGTCCTGAGGATCATCAACGAGCCGACCGCCGCGGCGCTGGCCTATGGCCTGGACAAAAAGAAGAATGAGACTATCCTGGTGTTCGACCTCGGCGGCGGCACGTTCGACGTTTCGATTCTGGAGGTCGGCGACGGCGTGTTCGAAGTGAAGTCCACCAACGGCGACACCCACCTCGGCGGCGACGACTTCGACAAAGCGGTTGTCGACTGGCTGGCGGATAATTTCAAGCGCGAGAACGGCATCGATATCCTTAAGGACAAGCAGGCGATGCAGCGGCTGTCCGAGGCTGCCGAGAAAGCCAAGGTGGAGTTGTCGGCCGTTACCGAAACTACGGTCAACCTGCCGTTCATCACCGCCGACGCCAACGGCCCGAAGCATCTGGAAGCGAAGCTGACCAGGGCGAAGTTCGACGAGCTGACCCGCGACCTTATTGAGCGCTGCCGCATTCCGGTGGAGAAAGCGCTGGCCGACGCCAAACTGGCGGCCAAGGATATCGACGAGGTCATCCTGGTGGGCGGCTCGACCCGCATTCCCGCGGTGCAGCGCCTGGTCAAGGCGATGACCGGCAAGGAGCCCAACCAGACCGTTAACCCGGACGAGGTCGTGGCGGTGGGCGCCGCCATTCAAGCCGCCGTGCTCAGCGGCGAGCTGAAAGATGTGGTGCTCCTGGACGTAACGCCGCTGTCCCTCGGCGTGGAGACGATGGGCGGCGTCATGACGCGGATCATCGAGCGCAATACGACAATCCCCGCCCGGCGCAGCGAGGTTTTCAGCACAGCCGCCGACAATCAGCCGGAGGTGGAAATCCATGTCCTCCAGGGCGAGCGGGAGATGGCGGGCGACAACCGGACCCTCGGAAGGTTCAAGCTGACCGGCATTCCTTTGGCGCCCCGCGGCGTACCGCAGATCGAGGTGACGTACGACATCGACGCCAACGGCATCCTGACGGTCGGCGCCAAAGACAAGGCTACCGGGAAGGAGCAGTCGATCACCATCAGCGGCGCGAGCAACCTGGAGAAGACGGACATCGAGCGGATGGTGGAAGATGCGAAACGTTATTCCGAGGATGACAAAAAGCGCCGCCAGTATGCGGAGCTGAAAAACGACGCCGATTCCCTTGCTTATCAGGCCCGCAGTTTCCTCAGCGAAAAGGCGGCGACGCTGCCGGCCCATGTAACCGGCCGCCTGAACGCGGCGCTGGAGGGGCTGCAGCAGGCTTTGGAAGGCGGAGCCGACATCGCCAGACTGCGCGAGGCCAAGGACGAACTGGAGCAGGCCTACAGCCAGGCGTGCCAGTGCAAGCCGGAGGAGCCGCCGCAAAACCAGGTGAACGACGGCGGCCAGGCGAAGAGCAACGATGACGCGATCGATGTCGAATATGAATAG